A window of the Plasmodium vivax chromosome 12, whole genome shotgun sequence genome harbors these coding sequences:
- a CDS encoding hypothetical protein, conserved (encoded by transcript PVX_117540A): protein MKKRNEEFDDYYDVYEENWTNDTFEELEYTQSLEKNIKKKLSKEESKQSIFFCTDDNTKMSNAEEAQLSRSDLNFINELETSKEEKGDLHLKFSRSSERGGSSKGNGPREGVDQSVDQMDEDHHENHTDGHHPGDQADDPISDKLGESKKTDQELFLFKDIYEELEKRPHDEKESSYPYDDNFCKENDDAQFLDKLEFTSSNNESVNAEGPSGNLFPMDKSSMELWDKINSNDAASYGNGVDCLDGDPYGDYGNGDGANFSNECDITPQRSAAFLHSGYSICEDYKGISPNGKAHHMQHSNSSAGFSIMKSRTGDYGEKFGAQTDSPFSSFLKEQMGISESEGGSKDMGYFKRGGNSSGGSNERNEGEAVGLSNGDMPEEMNPLYSNRSRTAVGNFSYQSRHSHESADDVYAGKSIKGRDTSLGNNKGYESSMTKGNSNDEESFHNSHDYNLSKASSSLSLSKLNDSGKKNRRVLLRSSENDSNADSLGVNSKSSVRGYRSHGEGKKKGVNRIGSHAEHTTDTPVRKTTPTKKDSDATSESMKNNLKVKNSSKKKEEKTPRGGTNLEGFQKRRTSSGHSGKASNSLASPKKNSRGDSSNELKKRDDSARSSSDSDSIFANKGRKNAAPAATATATAACNSNDSTDICVDLNDEESWDDTDRANDKKGDAKKKGIVAIIKDRHKKEKKKKGEAEGDTTGRKRSSDKGGRKKDAPPNHEELAEQSNSDQLKELGKELNNQINKLEREQDKVKKLEYELIAKSAEIELEREEMKNRMEEEKKKMIKNLEEEKKKWNKEKKRIESEVDKQRSIIMSKRKLTNEVAMFKNKIKELEEKLTAEKRQHKITADKLRKQVESLKIENEKLKTELKISDEYRSKLENYQQKTIMKLATNVVQEKMVKSADATSLPHFSDCSGSSTPVKSKPKGGSGRPASESDSLYKPVSSDDKTVHKNALREGDPSVVSPKELKGKKKITLNDLFVHKNDMKVGNSAAKDEASIDKNLKKMKLLLEKNRNAPNRDTVYNEEDSSSLTTNEHNKIFRKYFFDHSSKINDKLSYNSGFTNEEEERREPHEQLGKASFLTDYPKRDKQTGGDEKGRGGTERGETEQDAGVPLGRVHGDAPMNVSAERYVSSRGASTKAPKSKPSGGISTPIRYPPPVIGKSNCNLSKSISHRLTNEMGFHTKGDYPSRASKNGKETTPNDRAKTGTSSNVPTMGNTPFRRHGGEGPSALNTRSGELNRNSTLSGELKRNSTIGRSSNDDESAKNNADWRTRSKISPLGNDHLNPFGKNWDFIINFNFDELFNSCENVIESIFSSTKKMKYRQAFVDGKVETLFEDGLRIIEKNRNKKIVDPTNLTIYLYPSKDYRAQLPNSYTLFRFVNKGIYQVNIPNKCQLNKFPNGQIDCKYTDGHTQILFCDGRRKEILPNKEEYAILRNGTIKKLS from the exons atgaaaaaacgcaATGAGGAGTTTGACGACTATTACGATGTGTATGAGGAGAACTGGACCAACGACACTTTCGAGGAACTAGAATATACACAGAGcctcgaaaaaaatataaaaaaaaaattaagtaaagAAGAATCAAAGCaaagtatatttttctgCACAGATGATAACACCAAAATGAGTAATGCCGAGGAAGCGCAGCTAAGTAGGAGcgatttaaattttatcaatGAGTTGGAAACTTccaaggaggagaagggaGACCtccatttaaaatttagCCGATCAAGCGAGAGGGGAGGTAGCTCCAAAGGAAATGGCCCACGAGAGGGGGTAGACCAATCAGTCGACCAAATGGATGAAGACCACCACGAAAATCATACAGATGGTCACCACCCCGGGGACCAAGCAGACGACCCCATCAGTGACAAACTAGgcgaaagcaaaaaaacCGATCAGGAACTATTCTTATTTAAGGACATTTACGAAGAGCTAGAAAAACGCCCGCACGATGAAAAGGAGAGTAGCTACCCATATGATGATAACTTCTGCAAAGAAAATGACGATGCACAATTTTTAGATAAATTAGAATTCACCAGCAGTAACAACGAATCGGTTAACGCTGAAGGTCCGTCGGGCAATTTATTTCCTATGGACAAGTCATCCATGGAGTTGTGGGATAAGATAAATAGCAACGACGCGGCAAGTTACGGGAATGGCGTAGACTGCCTCGATGGTGATCCTTATGGCGACTACGGGAATGGAGACGGCGCCAATTTTTCCAACGAGTGTGATATAACCCCCCAGAGGAGCGCGGCCTTTCTGCATAGTGGGTATAGCATCTGTGAAGACTACAAAGGAATTTCCCCAAACGGAAAGGCACATCACATGCAGCACAGTAACAGCAGTGCAGGCTTCTCCATCATGAAGAGTCGAACTGGCGACTATGGGGAGAAGTTCGGCGCGCAAACGGATAgccccttctcctcctttttgaaggAGCAAATGGGAATAAGCGAAtcggaagggggaagcaaagaCATGGGTTACTTCAAAAGGGGTGGTAACTCCTCAGGAGGGAGCAATGAAAGGAACGAGGGAGAAGCAGTGGGCCTCTCAAATGGGGACATGCCAGAAGAAATGAACCCACTTTATAGTAATAGAAGCCGAACAGCTGTCGGGAATTTTTCGTACCAAAGTAGACACTCCCACGAGAGCGCAGACGATGTGTATGCTGGGAAGAGCATCAAAGGAAGGGACACCTCTTTGGGCAACAACAAGGGTTATGAGAGCAGCATGACCAAAGGTAACTCTAACGACGAGGAGTCTTTTCATAACTCCCACGACTACAACCTTTCGAAGGCGAGCAGCAGCCTAAGTTTAAGTAAGCTTAATGacagtgggaaaaaaaacagaagagTCCTTTTGCGTAGTAGTGAAAACGACAGTAACGCAGATTCTTTGGGGGTTAATTCGAAGAGCAGCGTGAGGGGGTACCGCTCCCATGgtgaaggcaaaaaaaaaggggtcaaCAGAATAGGTAGTCACGCCGAGCACACCACGGACACACCAGTTAGAAAAACAACCCCCACCAAAAAAGACAGTGACGCCACTTCAGAATCTATGAAGAACAATttgaaagtaaaaaatagtagtaagaaaaaggaggagaagaccCCCCGAGGAGGCACCAACCTTGAGGGCTTTCAAAAAAGACGCACCAGTAGCGGCCATAGCGGGAAAGCATCGAACAGTTTGGCCTCACCTAAGAAGAACTCTCGTGGGGATTCTTCAAAcgaactaaaaaaaagggacgacTCTGCTCGTAGCAGCTCGGATAGCgactccatttttgccaacaagggaaggaaaaatgcCGCTCCAGCTGCGACTGCAACTGCAACTGCCGCATGCAACAGCAATGACAGCACGGACATCTGCGTCGACTTGAATGATGAAGAATCGTGGGATGATACGGACAGGGCAAAcgacaaaaagggggacgcaAAGAAGAAAGGAATCGTAGCGATTATAAAGGAtaggcacaaaaaagagaaaaagaagaagggcgAAGCGGAGGGAGATACCACGGGAAGGAAACGCTCTAGCGATAAAGGTGGTAGAAAAAAAGACGCGCCGCCTAACCATGAGGAGCTTGCCGAACAAAGCAACAGTGACCAACTGAAGGAGCTAGGAAAAGAATTAAACAaccaaattaacaaattagaAAGGGAACAAGATAAAGTGAAGAAGCTAGAATATGAGCTCATTGCGAAAAGTGCAGAAATAGAACTTGAGAgagaagaaatgaaaaacagaatggaagaggaaaaaaaaaaaatgataaaaaatttggaagaagaaaaaaaaaagtggaacaaagaaaaaaaaagaattgaaAGTGAAGTAGACAAACAGAGGAGCATCATCATGAGCAAAAGAAAACTAACCAACGAAGTGGCAatgttcaaaaataaaattaaagaattgGAAGAAAAACTGACAGCGGAAAAGAGGCAGCACAAAATAACTGCTGACAAATTGAGAAAACAAGTCgaaagtttaaaaattgaaaatgaaaaactcaAAACGGAGTTAAAAATTTCGGACGAATATAGAAGTAAGCTAGAAAATTACCAGCAGAAAACCATCATGAAGTTAGCCACAAATGTCGTTCAGGAGAAGATGGTAAAAAGTGCCGATGCGACGAGTTTGCCGCATTTTTCGGACTGCTCAGGAAGTTCCACCCCCGTGAAGAGCaagccaaaggggggaagcggaagacCGGCAAGCGAATCGGATTCGTTATATAAACCCGTCAGCAGCGATGATAAAACAGTCCACAAAAATGCACTTCGCGAAGGAGACCCCTCTGTAGTGTCACCAAAAGAgttgaaagggaaaaaaaaaattacgcttAACGATTTATTCGtgcacaaaaatgacatGAAGGTTGGGAACAGCGCCGCAAAGGATGAGGCGTCTatagataaaaatttaaaaaaaatgaaactccTTTTAGAGAAGAATAGAAATGCCCCAAACAGGGACACCGTATACAACGAGGAAGACAGCAGTAGCCTTACTACGAAtgaacataataaaatttttagaaaGTACTTTTTTGACCACTccagcaaaataaatgacaaaTTGTCTTACAATAGTGGCTTCAcaaacgaggaggaagaaagaagGGAGCCCCACGAACAGCTCGGGAAGGCCTCCTTTCTAACGGACTACCCCAAGCGGGATAAGCAAACTGGGGGAGATGAAAAGGGACGAGGTGGAACGGAACGAGGTGAAACGGAACAAGATGCAGGGGTCCCACTGGGAAGAGTCCATGGGGATGCACCCATGAACGTTTCAGCGGAAAGGTATGTCTCATCCAGGGGGGCCTCGACAAAAGCTCCCAAGAGTAAACCATCAGGGGGAATATCTACCCCCATAAGGTATCCTCCCCCAGTGATAGGTAAATCAAACTGCAACCTTTCCAAATCCATTTCTCACAGGCTGACGAACGAGATGGGATTCCATACGAAGGGTGATTACCCATCCAGGGCgtcaaaaaatggaaaggagaCCACACCAAATGATAGAGCAAAAACTGGCACAAGTAGCAACGTCCCCACGATGGGCAACACGCCGTTTAGACGtcatgggggggaaggacCATCCGCATTAAACACACGCAGCGGTGAACTAAATAGGAACAGCACACTCAGCGGTGAACTGAAAAGGAACAGCACCATCGGACGAAGCAGCAACGACGACGAGTCTGCAAAGAATAACGCAGATTGGAGAACCCGCTCGAAGATATCTCCCCTGGGCAACGACCACTTAAACCCCTTTGGCAAAAACTGGGACTTCATAAtaaatttcaattttgacGAATTATTTAACAGCTGCGAAAATGTGATCGAATCGATTTTCTCGTCGACCAAGAAGATGAAATATAGACAGGCGTTTGTCGATGGCAAGGTGGAAACGTTATTTGAAGACGGCTTACGAATCATTGAGAAAAACAGAAACAAGAAAATTGTGGACCCCACGAATTTGACCATTTATCTTTACCCCAGTAAGGACTACCGTGCGCAGTTGCCTAATTCGTACACG CTATTCCGCTTTGTCAACAAAGGCATATACCAAGTGAACATACCGAATAAGTGCCAACTGAATAA aTTTCCGAATGGCCAAATAGACTGCAAATACACCGATGGGCACacgcaaattttattttgcgaTGGGCGAAGGAAGGAGATTCTACCTAACAAGGAGGAATACGCCATCCTGCGAAACG GTACGATCAAAAAGCTCAGTTAG
- a CDS encoding hypothetical protein, conserved (encoded by transcript PVX_117560A) — protein sequence MKKRSGKYMLLSSCALSFGIYYYVKTTKYSDYRRRYEGVLKDIERQKAKFEKWKADNL from the coding sequence atgaaaaaacgTTCGGGGAAATATATGCTACTCTCATCTTGCGCTTTAAGCTTTGGAATTTACTACTACGTGAAGACGACAAAGTATTCGGATTACAGGAGGAGGTACGAGGGCGTATTGAAAGATATAGAAAGACAAAAGgccaaatttgaaaaatggaaagcggATAATTTGTAG
- a CDS encoding hypothetical protein, conserved (encoded by transcript PVX_117545A): MAVLVKNYEASLVDMAVQDFIKLGIDGVYTTMKTVVSFEYIFNFTSHMRNLHKYSTNFLELQINDHNKECVTNILQNLTMENIRKSSSASIKAGFEFLNALNDDIKKKHFSENVNYMVMVTITWDIHGNSGVSPNEPFSILCYIKCLPKHGSHVQIDIMCGERKTPNIKYSNVFDVRNKMLKLKSEDSHEVVLYNEKEEITEGLTCNFFCFFNDTLYTANDELVLKGTMREQIIHICEEEGVKLKKEAISIRDVGRFEFCFICSTTRNIIPVKKIILCSENKAEFEKDVHHPVLVKLQQKLREAVEKKKEKYEAYVSAALGV; this comes from the coding sequence atggcggtTTTAGTAAAGAACTACGAAGCGTCGCTAGTCGACATGGCCGTCCAGGATTTCATCAAACTGGGCATAGACGGAGTGTACACGACAATGAAAACGGTGGTATCGTTTGAATACATTTTCAACTTCACCTCACACATGAGAAACTTACATAAGTACTCCACCAACTTTCTGGAGTTACAAATAAATGACCATAACAAAGAGTGCGTCACGAACATTCTGCAAAATTTGACGATGGAAAATATTCGCAAAAGCAGCAGCGCAAGCATCAAAGCAGGATtcgaatttttaaatgcctTAAATgatgacataaaaaaaaagcacttcagtgaaaatgtaaattatatgGTTATGGTTACCATTACGTGGGATATACACGGAAATAGCGGCGTATCTCCAAATGAGccgttttccattttatgcTACATAAAATGCCTACCAAAACATGGTAGCCATGTGCAGATAGACATCATGTGTGGGGAGAGGAAGACGCCAAATATTAAATACTCAAATGTGTTTGATGTGCGaaataaaatgctaaaaTTGAAAAGCGAAGATAGCCACGAAGTCGTTTTATATAacgagaaggaagaaattacCGAGGGATTGacttgtaattttttctgcttttttaaTGATACTTTGTACACAGCAAATGATGAACTTGTTCTCAAGGGCACCATGCGAGAGCAAATAATACACATATGCGAAGAGGAGGGcgtgaaattaaaaaaggaagctaTCAGCATACGTGACGTTGGACGCTTCGAATTCTGCTTCATTTGCTCCACAACTAGAAACATTATACccgttaaaaaaattattctttgTTCGGAAAATAAAGCGGAGTTTGAAAAGGACGTCCATCACCCCGTTTTGGTGAAGCTACAGCAGAAGCTGCGCGAAGCAgttgaaaagaagaaggaaaagtaTGAGGCGTACGTTAGTGCAGCACTCGGTGTGTGA
- a CDS encoding hypothetical protein, conserved (encoded by transcript PVX_117550A): MQTHSKRLNKRNPLFFTPHVQTNYDNRIELCKFYMKESVKLSLIISDIRANAKEAIRQESTPRGNLKIKLEQLFSNSNNKDNYFNFFSGLYIFYTLYISYYLYINLEENVDFSDEQLLFYYYLKLFMIRINELKVYIHQEDIIYPEILTEIKIHKDFNEAVHEFIRSRNPSYEKFCAPTTERGKDSTFQRARWGFNIWKYVFSRKGVQDCGEAEEYAKLLPEKAHENNSKGDNGNRGGLPPGRNPPQEEGKLGNFSKAKKGDTIYDGSKDGDSSKDIPPNYIDINILSLFYHENYEKSITHVNYRDFFMLINGDDFLRLIDELTHFLNKLGELFKANTQRENVHLRNIPKCINNYIKRHIAGTMDLFKYELIFKYYGKQQYLQVNGAKIDCMFIPCKRFLSDKIQSYIDLRKAERERPTKTPTNGHVFLNAFNNDFYNYLYQDDYLYGIPVVLYFNPNAAYYELNACYSGSLKFYLENNVNVFVYNYRGYSKSSGYPNLNRNNLDALKIAEYLLSRKVKHLGLHGTSIGGPLCSYVSYHLCNFNQKSNNMECLDKLYKNEIRIKITCKQINKTVKLMSRRKDKILNILLIPIKYVVLLLQFIVLCKLKMSNVRLRRRINLRRSGASGASSNSGGSGNCNRGNRGDGGDARPSISFVCIDKSFYNFEEVARYMVGEYAYNVLQFTSYKLDITKYYLNSNVPKILIYDNNDEIIHYMSSVVTGVSKEISKLYKSGVGKAGGNTESTADGSVDGSAESSQILLPLLGGGSNEGACTPQTGMYSDLYSKKRALPELPLPQRKQPLNGSILGSLSGKPRFTAQLIIDESVDKCWFENKVKKIDIVLFLQSWKVLNDCILFLNKSSTTNNAFISIGLETYKSIMSLYNSKENNLEKQTHNAIYCIYNDNMSFMDTFKKVNPNYDDFGMAKIAGKDSLVKKPNVCDALRENEDFKLEMEKLNKMLKDLYMSKRKEVEKVHFTYSGFFLKNDYLYNYINTKNKNKEEPAFNIEEVEIVSFLNQFSDSLTEISNAINYNLNSCGQLLAELDEVAENEKVNFFKSFIFRMKVYGSYPSQCFTSSDEEQYCNSIHQLPFILSECCDQGGLDLHGKGRNNPYDLNHTRDDEPLFDGEYPNSDSEDAYFMQSDSEKRTTKVTGEQNKDTPHFSHTFAGDYNCGMFPPYVVVKRSMFLHDLVVCLDWFKRGASVGSSSSVFYQLDEDTYLVNPTQLLHSLKAKKQKEQSSQKNNATRPNSGNFLDIFSSDIGVDISSEDFSKELEKYVSWMRLNNRMSLCKILLSLKSELRKMKSYTESLVYEYSTINQGTNIHFIIFLIYRILIFKKLLTHTYIIYTFWERLSTSLDVKLNDGEEAGRTVDLLTLEPISHFDVFYRGAYKVYSPKILGCPLMVNCGHNGTLTKEDLGFFSTCLNYYLKEYT, encoded by the exons ATGCAAACCCATTCCAAACGATTGAACAAACGGAACCCCCTctttttcaccccccacGTGCAGACAAACTACGACAACAGAATAGAACTATGCAAGTTTTACATGAAAGAGTCGGTGAAGCTGTCACTGATTATAAGTGACATTCGAGCGAACGCCAAGGAAGCGATTCGGCAGGAAAGTACCCCCCGTGGAAAtctaaaaattaaactaGAGCAGCTCTTCTCAAATAGCAATAACAAAGATAActacttcaattttttcagcggcctgtatatattttacacgCTCTACATTAGCTATTACCTCTACATCAATTTGGAAGAAAATGTCGATTTCAGTGATGAGCagttacttttttattactacTTGAAGCTCTTCATGATAAGAATAAACGAACTGAAGGTGTACATTCATCAGGAGGATATTATATACCCGGAAATCCTcacagaaataaaaatcCACAAAGACTTTAACGAAGCAGTGCACGAGTTCATACGTAGTAGGAACCCCTCCTATGAGAAATTCTGCGCGCCCACAAcggaaagggggaaggacTCAACATTTCAGAGAGCAAGATGGGGGTTCAATATTTGGAAGTATGTATTTAGTAGGAAGGGTGTGCAGGACTGCGGGGAAGCGGAggaatatgcaaaattgCTGCCCGAAAAGGCGCATGAGAATAATTCCAAAGGGGATAATGGCAATCGTGGTGGTCTGCCCCCCGGGAGGAATCCCCCCCAGGAGGAAGGAAAACTAGGGAACTTCTctaaggcaaaaaaaggggacaccATTTATGATGGCTCGAAAGATGGAGACAGTTCTAAGGACATCCCGCCCAATTACATCGACATAAATATCTTGAGCCTGTTTTACCAtgaaaattacgaaaaatcAATCACGCACGTTAACTATAGGGACTTCTTTATGCTCATAAACGGTGACGACTTCCTGCGACTGATAGACGAGTTGacgcattttttaaacaaactGGGGGAACTTTTCAAAGCGAACACACAGAGGGAAAACGTGCACTTGAGAAATATCCCCAAGTGTATTAATAACTATATAAAAAGACACATTGCGGGGACGATGGATTTGTTCAAGTACGAGCTGATTTTTAAGTACTACGGGAAACAGCAGTATTTGCAAGTCAACGGGGCGAAAATAGACTGCATGTTCATCCCCTGTAAGAGGTTTCTAAGTGATAAAATACAGTCGTATATCGATTTGAGGAAGGCGGAAAGGGAGCGCCCAACGAAGACACCCACCAATGGGCACGTCTTCCTAAACGCCTTCAACAACGACTTTTACAATTACCTTTATCAAGACGATTATTTGTACGGCATCCCCGTCGTGCTCTACTTCAACCCCAATGCTGCCTACTACGAACTGAATGCTTGCTATTCCGGGTCACTCAAATTTTACCtagaaaataatgtaaacGTTTTCGTGTATAACTATCGAGGGTACAGCAAATCTAGTGGTTACCCAAATTTGAATAGAAACAATCTGGACGCTTTAAAAATTGCGGAGTATCTTTTATCCAGGAAGGTCAAACATTTAGGGCTACATGGGACGTCCATTGGAGGCCCCCTCTGTTCCTACGTGTCCTACCATCTCTGCAACTTTAACCAAAAAAGTAATAACATGGAGTGTTTAGACAAgttgtacaaaaatgaaattcgCATCAAGATCACCTGCAAGCAGATAAACAAAACGGTCAAGTTGATGAGCAGGAGGAAggacaaaattttgaacatCCTCCTCATCCCCATTAAGTATGTCGTCCTGCTGCTCCAGTTCATCGTGCTGTGCAAGTTGAAAATGTCCAACGTGCGCCTTCGGAGGAGGATCAACCTGAGGAGAAGCGGCGCGAGCGGCGCGAGCAGCAAtagcgggggaagcggcaattGCAACCGTGGCAACCGTGGGGACGGGGGGGACGCCCGCCCGAGCATATCCTTCGTGTGCATCGACAAGTCCTTCTACAACTTCGAGGAAGTGGCCAGGTACATGGTGGGCGAGTACGCCTACAACGTCCTGCAGTTCACCTCCTACAAACTGGACATCACCAAATATTACCTCAATTCGAACGTCCCCAAAATTTTGATTTACGACAACAACGATGAGATAATTCACTACATGTCGAGTGTCGTCACGGGGGTGTCAAAGGAAATTTCAAAGCTGTACAAAAGTGGGGTAGGCAAGGCGGGGGGCAACACGGAAAGCACCGCGGATGGCAGCGTGGATGGCAGTGCGGAAAGTAGCCAAATTTTGCTACCCCTGCTGGGGGGAGGTTCTAATGAAGGCGCGTGCACACCGCAGACAGGGATGTATTCCGACTTGTACTCGAAGAAAAGGGCCCTCCCCGAGCTGCCTCTCCCTCAGAGGAAGCAGCCCCTGAATGGAAGTATTCTCGGCAGCCTGAGTGGGAAACCCCGCTTTACCGCCCAACTAATCATAGACGAAAGTGTGGACAAGTGCTGGTTCGaaaataaagtgaaaaaaattgacattgTCCTTTTTCTGCAGAGCTGGAAGGTGCTAAACGATTGCATTTTGTTTCTAAATAAATCCTCCACAACGAACAACGCCTTCATTTCGATAGGACTAGAGACGTATAAATCTATCATGTCTTTGTACAATTCGAAGGAGAACAACCTGGAAAAGCAAACGCACAATGCTATTTATTGCATCTATAATGATAATATGAGCTTTATGGATACCTTTAAGAAGGTAAACCCTAATTACGACGATTTCGGGATGGCAAAAATTGCGGGTAAAGATAGCCTTGTGAAGAAGCCAAATGTGTGTGATGCGCTCCGAGAAAATGAGGACTTCAAATTGGAAATGGAAAAGCTGAACAAGATGTTGAAAGATCTGTACATGTCAAAGAGGAAGGAAGTGGAAAAGGTGCACTTCACGTATAGCGGatttttcctcaaaaatgATTAcctatataattatattaatacgAAGAATAAGAACAAGGAGGAACCTGCCTTTAACATAGAAGAGGTGGAAATCGTTAGCTTCTTAAACCAGTTTAGTGATTCTTTAACCGAAATTTCGAACGCGATCAATTACAATTTGAATTCTTGTGGGCAGTTATTAGCAGAATTGGATGAAGTTgcggaaaatgaaaaagtaaattttttcaaatctttcatttttagaaTGAAGGTGTACGGTTCCTACCCCTCTCAGTGTTTTACCTCCTCAGATGAGGAGCAATACTGTAATTCCATTCATCAGCTCCCGTTTATTTTATCCGAGTGTTGCGACCAGGGGGGGTTGGATCTTCACGGGAAGGGTAGAAACAACCCCTACGATTTGAACCATACCCGAGATGACGAACCGCTCTTCGATGGGGAGTACCCCAACAGCGACTCGGAGGATGCATATTTCATGCAGAGCGATTCTGAAAAGAGGACCACCAAAGTTACAGGGGAGCAAAACAAAGACACTCCTCACTTCAGTCACACTTTTGCAGGGGACTACAACTGTGGTATGTTTCCCCCCTACGTGGTGGTAAAAAGGTCCATGTTTTTGCACGACTTGGTTGTATGCTTGGATTGGTTTAAGAGGGGTGCTTCGGTTGGTTCATCCTCGAGCGTTTTTTACCAGCTGGATGAGGACACCTACTTAGTGAACCCCACACAACTGCTGCACTCCCTGAAGGCGAAAAAGCAGAAGGAGCAGAGCAGCCAGAAAAATAACGCGACGCGCCCAAACAGTGGCAACTTTCTGGACATATTTTCCAGCGACATCGGGGTAGACATAAGCAGTGAGGATTTTTCGAAGGAGCTGGAAAAGTACGTAAGCTGGATGCGCCTGAACAACCGAATGAGCTTATGCAAAATATTGCTTTCCCTAAAAAGCGAATtgcgaaaaatgaaaagctacACTGAGAGCTTAGTGTATGAATATAGCACCATTAACCAAGGCACCAACATTCACTTTATCATTTTCCTAATCTACCGCAtactcatttttaagaagctACTAACCCATacttatataatttacacaTTTTGGGAACGGTTGAGCACTTCCTTGGATGTGAAATTGAATGATGGTGAGGAGGCTGGACGAACTGTGGACCTTCTAACTTTGGAGCCCATATCTCACTTTGACGTTTTCTACAGGGGCGCCTATAAGGTGTACTCCCCCAA aattTTGGGATGCCCCCTGATGGTGAACTGCGGACATAACGGCACGCTAACCAAGGAGGACCTCGGCTTTTTCAGCACCTGTTTGAATTACTACCTCAAGGAGTACACATGA
- a CDS encoding hypothetical protein, conserved (encoded by transcript PVX_117555A): MEKISSFAREFRRVLKKKNGNRNQTSILSNIKIQNIYANDKINKREHYVYFKEYDIKTNDRSHARVAKTKRLFSSERCKYKNAILFATIGSTVGIVSFVFFISPQWNDYSY; the protein is encoded by the exons atggaaaagataAGTTCGTTCGCGAGAGAATTCAGAAGAGtattgaagaagaaaaatggcaacagAAACCAGACGTCTATATTAAGcaacataaaaatacaaaacatTTACgcaaatgataaaattaacaaaagggagcattatgtttattttaagGAGTATGACATAAAAACAAACG ATCGCAGCCACGCACGTGTTGCCAAAACGAAAAGATTGTTCAGCAGCGAAAGGTGTAAGTACAAAAATGCCATTCTCTTTGCCACCATCGGGTCCACCGTAGGGATAGTTTCCTTCGTGTTTTTCATATCACCACAGTGGAATGATTACAGCTACTGA